A region from the Kineothrix sp. IPX-CK genome encodes:
- a CDS encoding aminotransferase class III-fold pyridoxal phosphate-dependent enzyme, translating into MNGFDIRNKQKKYNLQSWSKQGGINPISVEKADGIYFWDYEGNKYTDMSSQLVNMNVGFGNKKIGDAIKEQVDQYCFVGPSYGAESRAQLAEKIVNLLPDNFGKIFFTNAGADANENAVKIARMFTGKNKILSRYRSYHGSSFGAGNLTGEPRRYTLEPGIPGFIKFFDPYIYREAIAFASEEEASKYYLTKLEEQIQYEGANQIAAIVMETITGSNGVIIPPEGYMPGVRALCDKYGILMICDEVMTGWCRTGKMFAFEHFEIKPDIITFAKGVTCGYVPLGGVAVSAEIAEYFDEHLLSCGLTYSGHPLACAAGVACIDYYEEENILDNVNAVGKVLGEHLEEMKRAHPCVGDVRYIGLFSAVELVKSKETKEAIVPYGNDPQGIMGRIVGMLKERKFMTYSHENMILVCPPLIITESQLIEELEKLDEVLDIVDRDFI; encoded by the coding sequence ATGAACGGTTTTGACATCAGAAACAAGCAGAAAAAGTATAATTTGCAGTCTTGGAGCAAGCAGGGGGGAATCAACCCTATTTCCGTAGAAAAAGCAGACGGTATTTACTTTTGGGATTACGAAGGGAACAAATACACCGATATGTCTTCTCAGTTAGTGAATATGAATGTAGGATTCGGCAATAAAAAAATAGGAGATGCTATTAAAGAACAAGTGGATCAATATTGTTTTGTAGGTCCTTCCTATGGAGCTGAATCGAGAGCGCAGTTAGCTGAAAAGATCGTGAATTTATTACCGGACAATTTCGGAAAGATATTTTTTACTAATGCGGGTGCGGATGCCAATGAGAACGCAGTGAAGATAGCAAGGATGTTTACCGGGAAGAATAAGATACTCAGCCGATATAGAAGTTATCATGGTTCCTCCTTCGGTGCAGGCAATTTAACGGGAGAGCCTAGAAGATATACGTTGGAGCCGGGAATTCCCGGATTTATTAAATTTTTTGATCCATATATTTATAGAGAAGCAATTGCATTTGCCTCGGAAGAAGAGGCGAGCAAATACTATCTGACTAAGTTAGAAGAACAGATTCAATACGAAGGTGCAAATCAAATAGCCGCAATTGTAATGGAAACGATCACAGGCTCAAACGGTGTCATTATACCGCCCGAAGGATACATGCCCGGAGTCAGGGCTCTTTGCGACAAATATGGTATTCTGATGATTTGCGATGAAGTGATGACTGGCTGGTGCAGAACGGGCAAAATGTTCGCTTTTGAACATTTCGAAATCAAACCGGATATCATAACCTTTGCGAAGGGGGTTACCTGTGGTTATGTTCCTCTTGGAGGAGTAGCGGTATCTGCTGAAATTGCAGAATATTTCGATGAGCACCTTCTGTCCTGCGGACTGACCTACAGTGGACATCCTTTAGCCTGTGCGGCAGGAGTGGCTTGTATTGATTATTATGAAGAAGAGAATATTTTAGATAATGTGAATGCGGTAGGCAAGGTTCTGGGTGAGCATTTGGAAGAGATGAAAAGGGCACATCCGTGCGTTGGGGATGTGAGGTATATCGGCTTATTCTCAGCGGTAGAGCTGGTAAAGAGCAAAGAGACAAAGGAAGCGATCGTTCCTTACGGAAATGATCCTCAGGGAATCATGGGAAGAATAGTAGGAATGTTAAAAGAGCGTAAATTTATGACCTATTCACATGAAAATATGATTTTAGTCTGTCCGCCGCTGATTATTACGGAGAGTCAGCTCATAGAAGAATTGGAAAAGCTGGATGAGGTACTAGACATCGTTGACAGAGATTTTATATAA
- a CDS encoding PucR family transcriptional regulator, with product MALQIRKLYNEGMSLYKMRLIAGKNGLDNLVQWVHTIEDEEASSFLHGQELVFTAGIRNKDKNWLLDFAKRLNSVSTSAFVINLGPHIEEVPQEVIDFCNEVNMPLFTIPWEIRLVDVTRNFCEKIIHSDNIENSLASAIKNILFEIGDKETQILQMERYGFMRDNAFCFLCISAKEDNNSVLTEKYKRLSRYAEKAGRSIRDLFIHFVYKEALILVLVEYSEVEVNHFLDDFMYNIKNANVMADIYIGVSSIISGISDQRNNFENAINTNKIAVRNNTSIVRYDRLGLTKIFMDVKDKNLLYDYYYTIIGKIEQYDKENGTGLLDFLKIYISCNGSPQLVSEKQYIHRNTVNNMIKKVERITGYNLLNLEAKVICSIGLMIKDVL from the coding sequence ATGGCACTGCAGATCAGAAAGTTATATAACGAAGGGATGTCTTTGTATAAAATGAGATTGATTGCCGGAAAAAACGGGCTGGATAATCTCGTCCAATGGGTTCATACGATCGAAGACGAAGAAGCCAGCAGCTTTTTGCATGGACAGGAGCTGGTTTTTACGGCAGGAATAAGAAATAAAGATAAAAACTGGCTGCTCGACTTTGCAAAGCGATTAAACAGTGTAAGCACAAGTGCATTTGTCATAAACCTGGGACCTCATATAGAAGAAGTGCCTCAGGAAGTGATCGATTTCTGCAATGAGGTAAACATGCCTCTTTTTACCATTCCGTGGGAAATCAGATTGGTGGATGTAACAAGGAATTTTTGTGAAAAAATCATACATAGTGACAATATAGAAAATAGCCTGGCTTCTGCAATAAAGAATATATTATTCGAAATAGGTGATAAAGAGACTCAGATTCTTCAAATGGAGCGCTACGGATTTATGAGGGATAACGCCTTTTGCTTCCTATGTATTTCCGCAAAGGAGGATAATAACTCAGTCCTTACTGAAAAATATAAGAGACTTTCAAGATATGCGGAAAAGGCAGGAAGGTCTATAAGGGATTTGTTTATTCATTTTGTCTATAAGGAAGCGCTGATCCTTGTCCTGGTGGAATATTCGGAAGTAGAAGTGAATCATTTTCTGGATGATTTTATGTATAATATCAAAAACGCCAATGTAATGGCAGATATTTATATTGGTGTCAGCTCTATTATTTCAGGGATATCGGATCAGAGGAATAACTTTGAGAACGCTATTAATACCAATAAAATAGCGGTAAGAAATAATACATCGATAGTAAGATACGATAGGCTTGGCCTGACAAAGATATTTATGGATGTGAAGGATAAAAATTTGTTATATGATTACTATTATACGATTATTGGAAAAATAGAGCAGTATGATAAGGAGAACGGTACCGGATTACTGGATTTTCTGAAAATATATATCAGCTGTAACGGAAGTCCTCAGCTGGTCTCTGAAAAGCAATACATACATAGGAATACGGTAAACAATATGATTAAGAAAGTTGAAAGGATCACAGGGTATAATCTACTTAATCTGGAAGCAAAGGTTATATGTTCCATTGGACTTATGATAAAGGATGTTTTATAA
- a CDS encoding iron-containing alcohol dehydrogenase, which produces MAYQFVVPDRTIIGEDSLKQSLPAIKAIGKKALIVTGKVVTKAGIVNVLTDLLEQEGISYEIFNEITSEPTDYMIEQGVMVYKDKECDFIIGIGGGSPLDSAKAIGAMSVLEGKISDYLGKEIEGDFPAMVLIPTTAGTGSEATKFTIITDSKRDVKMLLKGDALLPRLAVIDPSLSMSAPKSVTSATGMDALTHAVESYTSRKGNPITDIFALSAIKRIFTYLPIAYSNGEDKKAREELAIAAYEAGICINNASVTLIHGMSRPIGALFHVPHGVSNAMIIKEGLAFALDGCYDRFADIARTIGAAAYEEAEETAANAFLKVLEELCITVEIPTLREYGIDKEDFEKRIDKMAEDAMASGSPSNTIKKVKKDDLIQIYKKLWD; this is translated from the coding sequence ATGGCATATCAATTTGTAGTGCCGGATCGTACTATTATTGGTGAGGATTCATTAAAACAATCGTTGCCGGCAATAAAAGCGATAGGAAAGAAAGCGCTGATCGTTACGGGAAAGGTGGTAACGAAAGCAGGAATAGTAAATGTTCTGACAGACCTTCTGGAGCAGGAAGGCATATCATATGAGATATTTAATGAAATAACAAGCGAGCCTACGGACTATATGATAGAGCAGGGCGTTATGGTCTATAAGGACAAGGAATGTGATTTTATCATCGGTATCGGAGGCGGCAGCCCTTTGGATAGTGCAAAGGCGATAGGGGCGATGTCGGTGCTGGAAGGTAAGATTTCCGACTATTTAGGGAAAGAAATAGAGGGTGACTTTCCAGCCATGGTGTTAATACCCACTACGGCGGGTACCGGTTCGGAGGCAACAAAATTCACGATCATCACTGATTCCAAAAGAGATGTAAAAATGCTGTTAAAGGGAGATGCATTATTGCCCAGATTAGCAGTGATCGATCCGTCACTTTCGATGTCCGCGCCAAAGAGCGTTACATCAGCGACAGGAATGGATGCGCTTACCCATGCGGTGGAATCCTATACATCGAGAAAAGGAAATCCGATAACGGATATCTTTGCATTATCAGCTATAAAGAGAATCTTCACCTATCTGCCCATAGCATATTCAAATGGCGAAGATAAGAAGGCGAGAGAAGAACTGGCAATAGCGGCATACGAAGCGGGCATTTGCATTAACAATGCGTCTGTTACATTGATTCATGGGATGAGCAGACCGATAGGAGCCTTGTTCCATGTTCCCCACGGTGTATCTAATGCCATGATAATCAAGGAAGGGCTGGCTTTCGCTTTGGATGGATGCTATGATAGGTTCGCGGATATAGCAAGGACAATCGGTGCCGCTGCCTATGAGGAGGCAGAGGAAACGGCTGCGAACGCATTCCTTAAGGTCTTGGAAGAACTGTGTATTACTGTTGAGATTCCTACATTGAGGGAATATGGCATAGACAAAGAAGACTTTGAGAAAAGGATAGACAAGATGGCTGAGGATGCCATGGCAAGCGGAAGTCCTTCCAATACGATAAAGAAAGTAAAGAAGGACGATCTAATTCAAATCTATAAGAAATTATGGGATTAA